The DNA segment AGACGGACTATAGATCTCTGCCAGTTCATTTGCTGTGTCTCAGCTAATATTTCTATTCCAAATGACTTGTCTTGCTTAGGGCCCATCTTGGGGCCGGGGGTACACAGCTTCAGGTAGAAGGCTAAGTATtgaaaatttaggccaggcacagtggctcacgcctttaatcccagcactttgggaggccaaggcaggccaatcacttgaggccaggagttcaacagcagcctggccaacatggcaaaaccctgtctctactaaaaatacaaaaattagccaggtgtggtggtgcacgtctgtaatcccagctacttggaaggctgaggtgggagaattgcttgaacccgggaggtggaggttgcagtgagccgagattgggccagtacactccagcctgggtgacagagtgagactgtctcaataaaaaagttTAGTACCACACAGGGAGTCACTCTTCCCACCAAGGCTAGGGATAGAGAACAGAGACTTAGCCAAGCATGGACTCCATAAGCCCTTTTTGTAACATAAGTATACTAAATGCCACGGAAaccaaatacatttattaaatctACTCTTAGCCAAGCAATAAAGATGTCTACATAGAGTTCACAACCTGCAACACTTAACCAGGGAATGCTAGGTAAAGGCAACTTCAGTTTAACTGAGTACTCTATTTCAAGTGGGTAACATGTCCGCTGGTTGGCAGCTATCCAGCTTGGAAAACTGTAGAAGATGCTGTTGCTACCCAGATTGTTCTGTTCAACAAGTGGGCCCGAAGCCTGAGCAGTGTAGCCTGCTGTGTGGTGAGCAGAGGGTCACTCCATTGCTTCTGCAGCCTCCTCACCtgactcttcctcctcctctagtAAGCAGCTTCTTGTCACAGACTTCTGGATAGCTTCCCGCTCTCCTGGAGAAGGCAGATAGGGATGAAAGATGTCTTTGGGAGTGATTTCTTCAGCTCGAGGTCAGTCACTGCTCAGCGGGCACTGGGCTAGTATTGCTTACCTTCATCAGTGCAGTTCTGCAACAAGATCAACAGCTGTCTCCTGTTGTACTGAATTAGGAACTTCTGACATGTTCTTATTGTACCTGGCATGTGAGTTACTGCGGTCAACAGCTTGTGAAAGGTCTCGACCTTACTTTCAGAGGTAGGGGAAGTGTCTTGTTAGCGGGACAGCAGGAAGACCCACCCACCAGTCTAGACTGAACTCTGAACATGTCACCTATTGAAAATCAGTAGCCGTATCACGTCACTCCTACCTCCCACATGTAACGTGTTGAAAAAGCATGGGTAACGGTGTCCTTTGTTCTCCAGGTATGTGATGAAGGGAAGAGCTGACCACACAAGCTGATAGAACTCTTTTCTGCATCGAAGTAGCACTATTCCAGTATAGGCATTGAGGTATCGAACtacaacagggaaaaaaaaatcatttcggAAAATTttgctgtgtgtggtggctcacacctgtaatcccagcactttgggaggctgaggcgggcagatcactttacgtcaggagttcgaggccagcctggccaacatgatgaaaacccgtctctactaaaaatacaaaaattagccgggcgtggtggtgcacgcatgtaattccagccactcaggagactgagtcatgagaatcgc comes from the Macaca mulatta isolate MMU2019108-1 chromosome 11, T2T-MMU8v2.0, whole genome shotgun sequence genome and includes:
- the POP5 gene encoding ribonuclease P/MRP protein subunit POP5 isoform X2 — encoded protein: MVRFKHRYLLCELVSDDPRCRLSLDDRVLSSLVRDTIARVHGTFGAAACSIGFAVRYLNAYTGIVLLRCRKEFYQLVWSALPFITYLENKGHRYPCFFNTLHVGGRDLSQAVDRSNSHARYNKNMSEVPNSVQQETAVDLVAELH
- the POP5 gene encoding ribonuclease P/MRP protein subunit POP5 isoform X3; protein product: MVRFKHRYLLCELVSDDPRCRLSLDDRVLSSLVRDTIARVHGTFGAAACSIGFAGTIRTCQKFLIQYNRRQLLILLQNCTDEGEREAIQKSVTRSCLLEEEEESGEEAAEAME
- the POP5 gene encoding ribonuclease P/MRP protein subunit POP5, which gives rise to MVRFKHRYLLCELVSDDPRCRLSLDDRVLSSLVRDTIARVHGTFGAAACSIGFAVRYLNAYTGIVLLRCRKEFYQLVWSALPFITYLENKGHRYPCFFNTLHVGGTIRTCQKFLIQYNRRQLLILLQNCTDEGEREAIQKSVTRSCLLEEEEESGEEAAEAME